A window of the Rhizobium brockwellii genome harbors these coding sequences:
- a CDS encoding YqaA family protein: MLRRLYDWTMSLASRKSAEVWLAVIAFVESSVFLVPADVLFLPMALAKPERSYRYALIATVASVLGGIAGWALGYYAYETVARPILEFYGKLEAFEQMKAYVTYETILLLLVTSGLAHLPPIKIVTILSGVIHVNLGLFIVSAIVARGARFLFLAWLLRRYGEPIRDFIEKRLGQIVGIGAAAVIVLYLAYRYLAH, from the coding sequence ATGCTCCGCAGACTTTACGACTGGACCATGTCTTTGGCCTCGCGCAAATCGGCCGAAGTCTGGCTCGCCGTCATCGCCTTCGTCGAAAGCTCCGTCTTTCTCGTCCCCGCCGATGTGCTCTTTCTGCCGATGGCGCTTGCCAAGCCGGAACGCTCCTATCGCTATGCGTTGATTGCGACTGTCGCCTCCGTACTCGGCGGCATCGCCGGCTGGGCGCTCGGTTATTACGCCTATGAGACGGTGGCGCGGCCGATCCTGGAATTCTACGGCAAGCTCGAAGCCTTCGAGCAGATGAAGGCCTATGTCACCTACGAGACGATCCTGCTGCTGCTCGTCACCTCGGGTCTTGCGCATCTGCCGCCGATCAAGATCGTCACCATCCTGTCCGGCGTCATCCACGTCAATCTGGGGCTTTTCATCGTCTCGGCGATCGTCGCGCGCGGCGCGCGTTTCCTCTTCCTCGCCTGGCTGCTGCGCCGCTATGGCGAGCCGATCCGTGATTTCATCGAGAAGCGGCTCGGCCAGATCGTCGGCATCGGCGCCGCCGCCGTGATCGTGTTATACCTCGCCTACCGCTATCTCGCTCACTAG
- a CDS encoding cation:proton antiporter domain-containing protein, producing the protein MHQEVGLIATVAVSFVFAAILGYGADRLRLPPLVGYLMAGILMGPFTPGFVADTALAGQLAEMGVILLMFGVGLHFSASDLLAVRGIAVPGAIGRIILATLLGIGLCKLWGWSLGAGIVLGLSLSVASTVVLLKALEERNLVNAASGRVAVGWLIVEDLVMVLALVLLPALAELLGGNASTTTNHGLGDLPLALTIGLTLLKVVAFAAMAIFLGPRIVPWLLTMIARTGSRELFTLTVLAIALGIAFGSAAIFGVSFALGAFFAGVVMSESQLSHRAAADSLPLQNAFSVLFFVSVGMLFDPSILVRQPLAVIGALALVILGKGIITFLIVILLRYPISMGLTLAGGLAQIGEFSFILAGLGVSLGLLPHEGQDLILAAAILSITLNPIVIFATDGLKKYIHSKWPSLWESYGRSRQKALGKELEKIRALGEERERQHQLKMQQLIETFPLFSEVDEDAQEELLLLFKAKSAPPGERVIRRGDRGDSMYFISSGAVEVRLASGAIRLEPGAFFGEMALLTGARRTADVIAVDFCQFEVLERRDFNMFMSHHPHLRAAVSEMAQKRTEMNVLRQQWEKSMDLS; encoded by the coding sequence GTGCATCAGGAAGTAGGACTTATCGCGACGGTCGCCGTCAGTTTCGTTTTTGCAGCGATCCTGGGCTATGGGGCCGACCGGCTTCGGCTGCCGCCGCTCGTCGGTTATTTGATGGCGGGCATCCTGATGGGGCCGTTCACGCCGGGCTTCGTCGCCGATACCGCTCTTGCCGGCCAGCTCGCCGAGATGGGCGTGATCCTTTTGATGTTCGGCGTCGGCCTGCATTTTTCCGCCTCCGACCTGCTCGCCGTGCGCGGCATCGCCGTGCCTGGCGCGATCGGGCGTATTATCCTCGCCACTCTGTTGGGCATCGGTCTTTGCAAACTCTGGGGCTGGAGCCTCGGCGCTGGCATCGTCCTCGGGCTCAGCCTGTCGGTGGCGAGCACCGTCGTTCTCTTGAAGGCGCTGGAGGAGCGCAATCTCGTCAACGCGGCCAGCGGACGCGTCGCGGTCGGCTGGCTGATCGTTGAGGATCTGGTGATGGTGCTGGCGCTGGTGCTGCTGCCGGCGCTGGCAGAGCTTCTGGGTGGTAATGCCAGCACTACGACCAATCACGGCCTCGGTGACCTGCCGTTGGCGCTGACGATCGGCCTGACGCTGCTGAAGGTTGTGGCCTTCGCCGCCATGGCGATTTTCCTCGGCCCTCGCATCGTGCCCTGGCTGCTGACGATGATCGCTCGCACCGGCTCGCGCGAACTCTTTACGCTGACGGTGCTGGCGATCGCACTCGGCATTGCCTTCGGCTCGGCGGCGATCTTCGGCGTCTCCTTTGCACTCGGCGCATTTTTCGCCGGCGTCGTCATGAGCGAATCCCAGCTCAGCCACAGGGCGGCCGCCGACTCGCTGCCGTTGCAGAATGCCTTCTCCGTGCTGTTCTTCGTCTCCGTCGGCATGCTCTTCGATCCCTCCATCCTGGTGCGCCAGCCGCTGGCCGTCATCGGTGCGCTGGCGCTCGTCATCCTCGGCAAGGGCATCATCACCTTCCTCATCGTCATCCTGCTCAGATACCCGATCAGCATGGGACTGACATTGGCCGGCGGCCTCGCCCAGATCGGCGAGTTTTCCTTCATACTTGCCGGCCTCGGCGTCTCACTCGGGCTCCTGCCGCATGAGGGCCAGGATCTGATCCTGGCTGCCGCGATCCTGTCGATCACGCTTAACCCGATCGTGATCTTCGCGACCGACGGCCTGAAGAAATATATCCATTCGAAATGGCCCTCCCTCTGGGAAAGCTACGGCAGGAGCAGGCAGAAGGCGCTCGGCAAGGAGCTCGAAAAGATCAGGGCGCTCGGCGAAGAGCGCGAGCGCCAGCACCAACTGAAGATGCAGCAGCTGATCGAGACGTTCCCGCTGTTCTCGGAGGTCGACGAGGACGCACAGGAGGAACTGCTGCTGCTCTTCAAGGCGAAATCCGCGCCGCCTGGCGAACGCGTCATCCGCCGCGGCGACCGCGGCGACAGCATGTATTTCATCTCCTCGGGCGCGGTGGAAGTGCGGCTCGCCAGTGGCGCAATCCGCCTGGAGCCCGGCGCTTTTTTCGGCGAAATGGCGCTATTGACCGGCGCACGGCGCACGGCCGACGTCATCGCCGTCGATTTCTGCCAGTTCGAGGTGCTCGAACGGCGCGACTTCAACATGTTCATGTCGCACCATCCGCATCTGCGCGCCGCCGTTAGCGAAATGGCCCAGAAGCGGACGGAAATGAACGTCCTGCGGCAGCAATGGGAAAAGTCGATGGACCTGTCCTGA
- a CDS encoding AMP-binding protein: MQLPSHHDRYDDLYCNFSWQIPEDFNIGRAVSDEWAARDPERVCLEHFSPDGDHRAMTYRALADRSSAFANALVSLDIKRGDRVALLLPQSFETVIAHVAIYKTGAIALPLALLFGVEALEYRLKAAGAAAVVTNGFGLERIRQIRGRLPALKHIVSIDGASGDATAFAELVDGYPPVFDIAKTGPDDPALMIFTSGTTGPPKGALHGHRVLPGHIPGMQFAHEGFPRPGDKVWTPSDWAWAGGLLNALLPSLLLGVPVVSSPAQKFDADMAYRIMAEMKVRNAFIPPTALRLMRSVSDPRSTYDVVLRTIGSAGEALGRETYEWARGTLGITVNEFYGQTECNFVLASSAAYGVSRAGAIGRAVPGHRVAIVSETGDELQVGEPGQIAIASPDPVMFLGYWDDMAATERKFVKGWLLTGDIGRQDAEGYVTFEGRDDDVITSSGYRIGPAEIEDCLLGHPAVQLAAAVGKPDAVRTEIVKAYIVLSPGHHPSEALAADIKEWVKTRLSMHEYPREVEFIDALPLTTTGKVIRRLLRERAAGEQ; encoded by the coding sequence ATGCAGCTGCCGTCCCACCACGATCGCTATGACGATCTCTATTGCAATTTCTCCTGGCAGATCCCGGAGGATTTCAATATCGGCCGCGCCGTCAGCGACGAGTGGGCCGCGAGGGATCCCGAGCGCGTGTGCCTTGAGCATTTCAGCCCCGACGGCGATCACCGTGCAATGACATATCGCGCGCTCGCCGACCGTTCCTCGGCTTTTGCAAATGCGCTCGTTTCACTTGATATCAAACGCGGCGATCGCGTCGCGTTGCTCTTGCCGCAATCTTTCGAAACGGTGATCGCACATGTGGCGATCTACAAGACCGGCGCGATCGCGCTGCCACTGGCGCTGCTCTTCGGCGTCGAGGCGCTGGAATACCGGCTGAAGGCGGCAGGTGCCGCGGCCGTCGTCACCAATGGTTTCGGTCTCGAACGCATCCGGCAGATCCGCGGACGCCTGCCGGCGCTGAAACATATCGTCAGCATCGACGGGGCGAGTGGCGATGCGACTGCTTTCGCCGAACTGGTGGATGGCTATCCCCCTGTCTTCGACATCGCCAAAACCGGTCCTGATGATCCGGCGCTGATGATCTTCACTTCGGGAACGACGGGGCCCCCCAAAGGCGCGTTGCATGGCCACCGCGTCCTGCCCGGCCATATTCCGGGCATGCAGTTCGCCCATGAGGGGTTTCCGCGGCCGGGCGACAAGGTCTGGACGCCGTCCGACTGGGCCTGGGCCGGCGGCCTGCTCAATGCGCTGCTGCCGAGCCTTCTGCTCGGCGTTCCCGTCGTCTCGTCGCCGGCGCAGAAATTCGATGCCGACATGGCCTATCGCATCATGGCGGAGATGAAAGTGCGCAATGCCTTCATTCCGCCGACGGCGTTGAGGTTGATGCGGTCCGTTTCCGATCCGCGCTCGACATATGATGTGGTGCTGCGCACCATCGGCTCGGCCGGAGAGGCGCTCGGCCGCGAGACCTATGAATGGGCGCGGGGCACGCTCGGCATCACCGTCAATGAATTCTACGGCCAGACGGAGTGCAATTTCGTGCTCGCATCCAGCGCTGCCTATGGCGTCAGCAGGGCCGGCGCCATCGGGCGGGCGGTGCCCGGGCATCGCGTCGCGATCGTCAGCGAGACGGGCGACGAGTTGCAGGTCGGCGAACCGGGCCAGATCGCCATCGCCAGTCCCGATCCTGTCATGTTCCTCGGCTACTGGGACGACATGGCAGCGACGGAACGAAAATTCGTCAAAGGCTGGCTGCTCACCGGCGATATCGGCCGGCAGGACGCTGAGGGCTATGTGACCTTCGAAGGCCGCGACGACGACGTCATCACCTCGTCGGGATATCGCATCGGCCCGGCCGAGATCGAGGACTGCCTGCTCGGCCATCCCGCCGTGCAGCTTGCCGCCGCCGTCGGCAAACCCGATGCCGTGCGCACCGAGATCGTCAAGGCCTATATCGTGCTTTCACCAGGCCATCATCCAAGCGAGGCGCTGGCTGCCGACATCAAGGAATGGGTGAAGACGCGGCTTTCGATGCACGAATATCCGCGCGAAGTGGAATTCATCGATGCATTGCCGCTGACCACCACCGGCAAGGTGATCCGCCGGCTGCTGCGGGAGAGGGCTGCGGGCGAGCAATAG
- a CDS encoding TetR/AcrR family transcriptional regulator, whose protein sequence is MRVSREKFAENRERILSVAGVLFRENGFDGVGVADIMKAAGLTHGGFYGHFGSKDDLALEVSRKLIDRVEERWKEHIAESPDRPLAALLDHYIHWRTVDDPGGSCVFATLIQEVSRSRGAVRAVFSDGLSVLVDTLAGIVPGETEEERRANATTTLSSMMGAVILARAVEDRALAEQFLVTMRRQLDPESPK, encoded by the coding sequence ATGCGGGTCAGCCGCGAGAAATTTGCCGAAAACCGCGAAAGAATCCTGAGCGTTGCCGGCGTGCTTTTCCGCGAAAACGGTTTCGACGGGGTAGGCGTCGCCGACATCATGAAGGCGGCGGGGCTGACGCATGGCGGCTTTTACGGTCATTTCGGTTCGAAGGACGACCTGGCGCTTGAGGTCAGCCGCAAGCTGATCGATAGGGTGGAAGAGCGCTGGAAGGAGCATATTGCCGAATCGCCGGACCGGCCGCTGGCAGCCCTTCTCGACCATTATATCCACTGGCGCACAGTTGACGATCCGGGCGGCAGCTGCGTCTTCGCAACGCTGATCCAGGAAGTCAGCCGCAGCCGCGGCGCGGTCCGTGCGGTCTTCAGCGATGGGCTGTCCGTGCTGGTCGATACGCTCGCCGGCATCGTTCCCGGGGAAACGGAAGAGGAGCGCCGTGCCAATGCGACGACGACACTCTCATCGATGATGGGCGCCGTCATTCTTGCTCGTGCTGTCGAGGACAGAGCGCTTGCCGAGCAGTTTCTGGTGACGATGCGCCGGCAGCTCGATCCTGAAAGCCCGAAATAA
- a CDS encoding disulfide bond formation protein B — protein sequence MTATSSPLARPGFIYSLLLAIGMAAAVGTALGFQYIGGYIPCALCLLQRQPYYYAIPIAILAAISELVGLPNWITRALILAAGMLMLVTAGMGVYHAGVEWHFWPGPATCSTTASSMTTNAGDLLGELNTIKGPSCTDAALRVLGLSFAGWNVIAGILLAAFAFVGVRKAA from the coding sequence ATGACTGCCACTTCCTCGCCGCTCGCCCGCCCCGGCTTTATCTATTCCCTGTTGCTCGCCATCGGCATGGCGGCGGCGGTCGGCACCGCGCTCGGCTTCCAGTATATCGGCGGTTATATCCCCTGCGCGCTCTGCCTGTTGCAGCGCCAGCCCTATTATTACGCCATCCCGATCGCGATCTTGGCCGCCATCTCCGAACTCGTCGGCCTGCCGAACTGGATCACCCGGGCGCTCATTCTCGCGGCCGGCATGCTGATGCTGGTGACGGCAGGCATGGGTGTTTATCACGCCGGTGTCGAATGGCACTTCTGGCCCGGCCCGGCCACCTGCTCGACGACGGCAAGCAGCATGACGACCAATGCCGGCGATCTGCTCGGTGAGCTCAACACAATCAAGGGGCCGTCCTGCACCGATGCGGCGCTGCGCGTGCTCGGCCTGTCTTTTGCGGGCTGGAACGTGATTGCCGGAATCCTGCTCGCAGCCTTTGCCTTTGTCGGCGTTCGCAAGGCCGCCTGA
- a CDS encoding aldo/keto reductase, whose product MEYTKFGKTGLEVSKICLGCMTFGDPGRGNHAWSLREEESRTMIKQAIDLGINFLDTANTYSNGSSEEIVGRAIKDFAKREDIVLATKVFNRMRPGPNGAGLSRKAIFDEIDNSLRRLGTDYVDLYQIHRFDYTTPIEETLEALHDVVKSGKARYIGASSMYAWQFAKALYVSRLNGWTEFVSMQDHLNLLYREEEREMLPLCEDQKIAVIPWSPLARGRLTRDWDETTARSETDEFGKTLYTQSIDADRKIVGAVAEIANARNVSRAQVATAWILQKSAVTAPIIGASKPNHLKDAVASLSVKLTGEEIAALEAPYIPHAIAGFK is encoded by the coding sequence ATGGAATACACAAAATTTGGGAAGACCGGTCTCGAAGTGTCGAAGATCTGCTTGGGCTGCATGACCTTCGGCGATCCCGGCCGCGGCAATCATGCCTGGAGCCTGCGGGAAGAAGAAAGCCGGACGATGATCAAGCAGGCGATCGACCTCGGCATCAATTTCCTCGACACCGCCAACACCTATTCCAACGGTTCATCAGAGGAAATCGTCGGCCGTGCCATAAAGGACTTCGCCAAACGCGAGGACATCGTGCTGGCGACCAAGGTGTTCAACCGCATGCGGCCAGGCCCGAACGGCGCCGGCCTGTCGCGCAAGGCGATCTTCGACGAGATCGACAACAGCCTGCGTCGCCTCGGCACCGACTACGTGGATCTCTACCAGATCCACCGCTTCGACTACACGACGCCGATCGAAGAAACGCTGGAAGCGCTGCACGACGTCGTCAAATCGGGCAAGGCCCGTTATATCGGCGCCTCCTCCATGTATGCCTGGCAATTCGCCAAGGCGCTTTACGTCTCCAGGCTGAACGGCTGGACCGAATTCGTCAGCATGCAGGACCACCTGAACCTGCTCTACCGTGAGGAAGAGCGCGAAATGCTGCCGCTCTGCGAGGATCAGAAGATCGCCGTCATCCCCTGGAGCCCGCTTGCCCGTGGCCGCCTGACTCGTGACTGGGACGAGACGACGGCGCGCAGCGAGACCGACGAATTCGGCAAGACGCTCTACACGCAGTCCATCGATGCCGACCGCAAGATCGTCGGGGCAGTGGCCGAAATCGCCAATGCCCGCAACGTCTCCCGCGCCCAGGTCGCAACCGCCTGGATCCTGCAGAAGAGTGCAGTGACCGCCCCGATTATCGGCGCGTCCAAACCGAACCACCTCAAAGACGCCGTTGCCTCGCTCTCAGTCAAGCTTACCGGTGAGGAGATCGCGGCACTGGAAGCACCCTACATCCCGCACGCCATCGCCGGCTTCAAGTAG
- a CDS encoding GNAT family N-acetyltransferase — protein sequence MVRIPPVTESTDSAANRMVHDLAALHFEAPQAEARAEIGRPGRELCLYPGKLGYELQDELDFLSNRAMEPNVFFSGRFLAPAMPRLEDRQVNFALIRDHSAGRSRMRFLLPFSVDKPGFAVGPSIIRGWSNSFGPLGTPLVDGEDAAETLDNLFEGLTARDLNLPGILVLPDLRLNGIFVRMVKAVALSRNLPVTVTNPYLRPMLQSEEEAPAYLSKTIASSHMREMRRQWRLLEEQGTAVYTVARQPREIHIRFEEFLAMEAGGWKGKRRSALVTDRYHTAFAREAVSNLAAVDAVRIHTIDLNGKAIAAIVVLMMGGEAYTWKTAYDENYARYSPGKLLMSELTEWHLDDANIVRSDSCAVSDHPIMSRFWQEREEMGTLVIGLTQNGDRDMRQVTAQLHMYRSTRNMAKMLREKIMSLAGRG from the coding sequence ATGGTGCGTATCCCCCCCGTTACCGAAAGCACCGACAGCGCTGCGAACCGCATGGTACATGATCTCGCAGCACTGCATTTCGAAGCGCCGCAAGCCGAGGCTCGCGCCGAGATCGGCCGGCCGGGGCGCGAGCTCTGCCTCTATCCGGGTAAGCTCGGCTATGAGCTTCAGGATGAGCTCGATTTCCTTTCCAACCGGGCGATGGAACCGAACGTCTTTTTCTCCGGCCGCTTCCTCGCCCCCGCCATGCCGCGGCTCGAAGACCGGCAGGTGAACTTCGCCCTGATCCGCGACCACAGTGCCGGCCGCAGCCGCATGCGCTTCCTTTTGCCGTTTTCGGTCGACAAGCCGGGTTTTGCCGTCGGCCCGTCGATCATCCGCGGCTGGTCGAACAGTTTCGGTCCGCTCGGCACGCCGCTCGTCGATGGCGAGGATGCCGCCGAGACCCTCGACAATCTCTTCGAGGGACTGACCGCCCGTGATCTCAATCTGCCCGGCATACTGGTTCTGCCGGATCTCAGGCTGAACGGTATCTTCGTACGCATGGTCAAGGCCGTGGCGCTCAGCCGCAATCTTCCCGTCACCGTCACCAATCCCTACCTGCGCCCGATGCTGCAGAGCGAGGAAGAGGCACCGGCCTATCTCAGCAAAACCATCGCCTCCTCGCATATGCGCGAGATGCGCCGCCAGTGGCGGCTGCTGGAGGAACAGGGAACAGCGGTCTATACCGTCGCCCGCCAACCGCGCGAAATTCATATCCGCTTCGAGGAATTCCTGGCGATGGAAGCTGGTGGCTGGAAGGGCAAGCGGCGAAGCGCTCTCGTCACCGATCGTTATCACACGGCCTTCGCCCGCGAGGCGGTATCCAACCTTGCCGCCGTCGATGCCGTGCGTATTCACACGATCGATCTCAACGGCAAGGCGATCGCCGCCATCGTCGTGCTGATGATGGGCGGCGAGGCCTATACGTGGAAGACCGCCTACGACGAAAACTATGCCCGCTATTCGCCGGGCAAGCTGCTGATGAGCGAACTCACCGAATGGCATCTCGACGACGCCAACATCGTCCGCTCCGATTCCTGCGCCGTCTCGGATCATCCGATCATGAGCCGCTTCTGGCAGGAGCGCGAGGAGATGGGAACGCTGGTAATCGGCCTGACGCAGAACGGCGACCGCGATATGCGCCAGGTCACTGCCCAGCTGCACATGTACCGGAGCACCCGCAACATGGCGAAGATGCTGCGCGAAAAGATCATGTCGCTTGCCGGCCGGGGCTAA
- a CDS encoding HNH endonuclease, which yields MTIAVSPQALPALVLNADYRPLSYYPLSLWSWQDAIKAVFLDRVNIIAEYEHSVSSPSFSMRLPSVVCLKTYVQPSRNPAFTRFNVFLRDRFECQYCGAHDDLTFDHVTPRAHGGETTWENVVAACSPCNLRKGSKLPKQAGMFPAQKPYQPTVQDLHNNGRLFPPNYLHESWLDYLYWDTELQP from the coding sequence TTGACGATTGCAGTCTCCCCACAGGCCCTGCCGGCGCTCGTCCTGAACGCTGACTACCGGCCGCTGAGTTATTACCCCTTGTCGTTGTGGTCCTGGCAGGACGCGATCAAGGCGGTATTTCTCGACCGTGTGAACATCATTGCAGAATATGAACATTCGGTTTCTTCGCCGAGCTTTTCGATGCGTCTTCCGAGTGTCGTGTGCCTGAAGACTTACGTTCAGCCGTCCCGTAATCCCGCTTTCACCCGGTTCAACGTCTTCCTGCGCGACCGGTTCGAATGCCAGTATTGCGGCGCCCATGACGACCTGACCTTCGACCACGTCACCCCGCGTGCCCATGGCGGCGAGACCACCTGGGAAAATGTCGTGGCAGCCTGCTCGCCCTGCAATCTGCGCAAGGGCAGCAAGCTTCCGAAGCAGGCAGGCATGTTCCCGGCGCAGAAGCCCTACCAGCCGACGGTGCAGGATCTGCACAATAACGGCCGGCTGTTCCCGCCGAACTATCTGCATGAAAGCTGGCTCGACTATCTCTACTGGGATACCGAACTGCAGCCCTGA
- a CDS encoding MFS transporter, which yields MVSTALASTLARRNIHYGWVVVAATFLTMLVTAGAMGAPGVLIKPLQDEFGWETSQISSALAIRLILFGFMGPFAAAFMNYFGVRKVIVFALALIGAGFVGSLFMTTLWQLLLLWGIVVGFGTGLTAMVLAATISSRWFTKHRGLVVGMLSASSATGQLVFLPLMAELTERYGWRSTVFFVCAMIMVAALAVLAFMRDRPADLNLPAFGETQVTPPPASTSLGAALMTPITVLKEISKTSTFWILFATFFICGLSTNGLIQTHFVTLCGDFGIVPVAAASVLAVMGIFDFFGTIGSGWLSDRFDNRWLLFWYYGLRGLSLLYLPFSDFSFYGLSIFAVFYGLDWIATVPPTVKIAADRFGREKTGLVFGWVFAGHQLGAATAAYGAGLSRTELSSYLPAFFVAGAFCLLASILAITLKKSGLSNPASAAAH from the coding sequence ATGGTTTCCACAGCCCTCGCCTCCACCCTTGCCCGGCGCAACATCCATTACGGCTGGGTCGTCGTCGCCGCGACCTTCCTCACCATGCTGGTCACCGCCGGCGCCATGGGCGCACCCGGCGTTCTCATCAAGCCGCTGCAGGATGAGTTCGGGTGGGAGACCTCGCAGATTTCCTCGGCCCTTGCGATCCGCCTGATCCTTTTTGGCTTCATGGGTCCCTTCGCCGCCGCCTTCATGAATTATTTCGGCGTGCGCAAGGTCATCGTCTTCGCCTTAGCGCTGATCGGCGCCGGCTTCGTTGGTTCGCTGTTCATGACGACGCTGTGGCAGCTGCTGTTGCTTTGGGGCATCGTCGTCGGTTTCGGTACCGGATTGACGGCCATGGTGCTCGCCGCGACGATTTCCAGCCGCTGGTTTACCAAGCATCGCGGTCTCGTCGTCGGCATGCTCTCGGCAAGTTCAGCCACCGGCCAGCTCGTCTTTCTACCGTTGATGGCGGAGCTGACGGAACGTTACGGCTGGCGCTCGACGGTGTTTTTCGTCTGCGCCATGATCATGGTCGCAGCCCTTGCCGTGCTTGCCTTCATGCGCGACCGCCCCGCCGACCTCAACCTGCCCGCCTTCGGTGAGACGCAGGTAACGCCGCCGCCGGCAAGCACCTCGCTTGGCGCCGCGCTAATGACGCCGATCACTGTCCTCAAGGAAATCTCGAAGACCTCGACCTTCTGGATCCTCTTTGCCACCTTCTTCATCTGCGGTCTCAGCACCAACGGCCTGATCCAGACCCATTTCGTCACTCTCTGCGGCGATTTCGGTATCGTGCCGGTGGCTGCCGCCAGTGTGCTGGCCGTCATGGGCATCTTCGATTTCTTCGGCACCATCGGTTCCGGCTGGCTGTCCGATCGCTTCGACAATCGTTGGCTGCTGTTCTGGTATTACGGCCTGCGCGGCCTCTCGCTGCTCTACCTGCCCTTCAGCGATTTCAGCTTTTACGGCCTCTCCATCTTCGCCGTCTTCTACGGCCTCGACTGGATTGCCACCGTGCCGCCGACCGTCAAGATCGCCGCCGACCGCTTCGGCCGCGAAAAGACCGGCCTCGTCTTCGGCTGGGTCTTTGCCGGACATCAACTGGGAGCCGCCACCGCCGCCTATGGCGCCGGCCTCTCGCGCACCGAGCTTTCGAGCTACCTGCCCGCCTTCTTCGTCGCCGGCGCCTTCTGCCTGCTGGCCTCGATCCTGGCGATTACGCTGAAGAAGTCCGGCCTGAGCAACCCGGCATCGGCCGCCGCCCATTGA
- a CDS encoding lipopolysaccharide biosynthesis protein, with the protein MAVIETAEKMLPAGLRPIGGRTLRLLAAVLTERGERAAAQRMALTAFSIRILSAALAFVSQIVLARLMGEYEYGIFVFVWVLVVVFGDLSCLGFHTAIVRFLPQYRAAGAFEEIRGLTGTARIFALLSGTAVLAAGMLGLHFFGDMIQVYYLVPIFIGLLAMPMIALGDILEGTSRANHWPVMALSPVYIVRPILIILFMLIAIAIGADHTAVTAMQAALVATYVTALGQYAATLYRLRRHYDNGPRKVDFLAWFSVAFPIFLIEGVSFLLTNSDVVVVGIFLEPHDVAIYFAAAKTMALVHFINFSVKAASGPRFSSIIAEGNHGELAAAAIDAARWTFWPALGVGLVVLAAGHLLLSLFGGAFTSGYLVMAILLAGILAKSLVGPAETLLMMAGKQNLCVVLYAGALTANVGLNLALIPHYGIEGTAIATASAMAVEAILLHVAVRRTLGIVLFAFASPSAATPEMRVR; encoded by the coding sequence ATGGCGGTCATAGAAACAGCGGAGAAGATGCTGCCCGCGGGCCTGCGCCCGATCGGCGGCCGCACGCTGCGTTTGCTTGCGGCCGTGCTCACCGAACGCGGTGAGAGGGCGGCCGCCCAGCGCATGGCGCTGACGGCCTTTTCGATCCGCATCCTCAGCGCCGCACTCGCCTTCGTCTCGCAGATCGTGCTCGCCCGGCTGATGGGCGAATATGAATACGGCATCTTCGTTTTCGTCTGGGTGCTTGTCGTCGTCTTCGGCGATCTCTCATGCCTCGGTTTCCACACCGCAATCGTCCGCTTCCTGCCGCAATACAGGGCAGCGGGCGCTTTCGAAGAAATCCGCGGCCTGACCGGCACGGCGCGCATCTTTGCGCTGCTATCAGGCACGGCGGTGCTCGCTGCCGGCATGCTCGGGCTGCATTTCTTCGGCGATATGATCCAGGTCTATTATCTCGTCCCGATCTTCATCGGTCTGCTTGCCATGCCGATGATCGCGCTCGGCGACATTCTGGAAGGGACGTCGCGGGCAAACCATTGGCCGGTGATGGCACTGAGCCCCGTCTATATCGTCCGCCCCATCCTCATCATCCTCTTCATGCTGATTGCGATTGCCATCGGCGCCGATCACACGGCCGTCACCGCGATGCAGGCAGCACTCGTTGCGACCTACGTTACTGCTCTCGGCCAATATGCCGCAACGCTCTATCGCCTTCGCCGGCATTATGACAACGGCCCGCGCAAGGTCGATTTCCTCGCCTGGTTCAGCGTCGCCTTTCCGATTTTCCTGATCGAGGGCGTGAGCTTCCTGCTCACCAATTCCGACGTCGTCGTCGTCGGCATCTTCCTCGAGCCGCACGATGTCGCCATCTACTTCGCCGCCGCCAAGACGATGGCGCTGGTGCATTTCATCAATTTCTCGGTCAAGGCGGCCTCCGGCCCGCGCTTTTCCTCGATCATCGCCGAAGGCAACCACGGAGAGCTGGCAGCCGCTGCCATCGACGCCGCGCGCTGGACCTTCTGGCCAGCGCTCGGGGTCGGCCTTGTCGTGCTTGCGGCCGGCCATCTGCTGCTGTCGCTCTTCGGCGGCGCTTTTACATCAGGCTATCTGGTCATGGCGATCCTGCTCGCCGGCATCCTCGCCAAATCGCTGGTCGGCCCGGCCGAAACGCTGCTGATGATGGCAGGCAAACAGAACCTCTGCGTCGTGCTCTATGCCGGCGCACTGACGGCCAATGTCGGCCTCAACCTCGCTTTGATCCCGCATTACGGCATCGAAGGCACGGCGATCGCCACGGCCTCCGCCATGGCCGTCGAGGCGATCCTCTTGCATGTCGCCGTGCGCCGCACGCTCGGCATCGTCCTTTTCGCCTTCGCCAGCCCCTCCGCCGCAACGCCAGAAATGAGAGTTCGATAG